In Xanthomonas sacchari, a genomic segment contains:
- the ettA gene encoding energy-dependent translational throttle protein EttA, producing the protein MSQYIYTMNRVSKTVPPKRQIIKDISLSFFPGAKIGLLGLNGAGKSTVLKIMAGVDTDFEGEARPQPGTKVGYLAQEPELDPNKTVRESVEEGVGEVLQAQAALEAVYAAYAEEGADFDALAKEQERLEAILAAGDAHTLENQLDVAADALRLPPWDAKIANLSGGEKRRVALCRLLLQKPDMLLLDEPTNHLDAESVEWLEQFLARYTGTVVAVTHDRYFLDNAAEWILELDRGRGIPWKGNYTEWLMQKDERLKQEENQEKARQKAIQKELEWARQNAKGGRSKGKARLARLDELQSVDYQKRNETNEIFIPPGERLGNSVMEFKNVSKKFGDRLLIDNLSMIVPPGAIVGIIGPNGAGKSTLFKMITGQEKPDSGEIVVGPTVQLSYVDQSRDKLEGNHNVFQEISGGLDILNINGVEIQSRAYIGRFNFKGQDQQKMVGSLSGGERGRLHMAKTLLQGGNVLLLDEPSNDLDIETLRALEDALLEFPGNTFVISHDRWFLDRIATHILAFEGDSHVEFFQGNYREYEEDKKRRLGDDAGPKRLRFKALK; encoded by the coding sequence ATGTCGCAATACATCTACACCATGAACCGGGTCAGCAAGACCGTGCCGCCCAAGCGCCAGATCATCAAGGACATCTCGCTGTCGTTCTTCCCCGGCGCCAAGATCGGCCTGCTCGGCCTCAACGGCGCCGGCAAGTCCACCGTGCTGAAGATCATGGCCGGCGTGGACACCGATTTCGAAGGCGAGGCGCGTCCGCAGCCCGGCACCAAGGTCGGCTACCTGGCGCAGGAGCCGGAGCTGGACCCGAACAAGACCGTGCGCGAGTCGGTCGAGGAAGGCGTGGGCGAAGTGCTGCAGGCGCAGGCCGCGCTGGAAGCGGTGTACGCCGCCTACGCCGAGGAAGGCGCCGACTTCGATGCGCTGGCCAAGGAACAGGAGCGCCTGGAGGCGATCCTCGCCGCCGGCGATGCGCACACCCTGGAGAACCAGCTCGACGTGGCCGCCGACGCGCTGCGGCTGCCGCCGTGGGACGCCAAGATCGCCAATCTGTCCGGCGGCGAGAAGCGCCGCGTGGCGCTGTGCCGGCTGCTGCTTCAGAAGCCGGACATGCTGCTGCTCGACGAACCGACCAACCACCTCGACGCCGAGTCGGTGGAGTGGCTGGAGCAGTTCCTGGCGCGCTACACCGGCACCGTGGTGGCGGTCACCCACGATCGCTACTTCCTCGACAACGCCGCCGAGTGGATCCTGGAACTGGACCGCGGCCGCGGCATTCCGTGGAAGGGCAACTACACCGAATGGCTGATGCAGAAGGACGAGCGCCTGAAGCAGGAAGAGAACCAGGAAAAGGCACGGCAGAAGGCGATCCAGAAGGAACTGGAGTGGGCGCGGCAGAACGCCAAGGGCGGCCGCTCCAAGGGCAAGGCGCGCCTGGCGCGCCTGGACGAACTGCAGTCGGTGGACTACCAGAAGCGCAACGAGACCAATGAAATCTTCATCCCGCCGGGCGAGCGCCTGGGCAACTCGGTGATGGAGTTCAAGAACGTCTCCAAGAAGTTCGGCGACCGCCTGCTGATCGACAACCTGTCGATGATCGTGCCGCCGGGCGCCATCGTCGGCATCATCGGCCCCAACGGCGCCGGCAAGTCGACCCTGTTCAAGATGATCACCGGGCAGGAGAAGCCGGACTCGGGCGAGATCGTGGTCGGCCCGACCGTGCAGCTGTCGTACGTGGACCAGAGCCGCGACAAGCTGGAAGGCAACCACAACGTGTTCCAGGAGATTTCCGGCGGCCTGGACATCCTCAACATCAACGGCGTGGAGATCCAGTCGCGCGCCTACATCGGCCGCTTCAATTTCAAGGGCCAGGACCAGCAGAAGATGGTCGGTTCGCTGTCCGGCGGCGAGCGCGGCCGCCTGCACATGGCCAAGACCCTGCTGCAGGGCGGCAACGTGCTGCTGCTCGACGAACCGTCCAACGACCTGGACATCGAAACCCTGCGCGCGCTGGAAGACGCGCTGCTGGAGTTCCCGGGCAACACCTTCGTCATTTCGCATGACCGCTGGTTCCTGGACCGCATCGCCACCCACATCCTCGCCTTCGAGGGCGATTCGCACGTGGAGTTCTTCCAGGGCAACTACCGCGAGTACGAGGAAGACAAGAAGCGCCGCCTGGGCGACGACGCCGGTCCCAAGCGCCTGCGTTTCAAGGCGCTGAAGTAA
- a CDS encoding RcnB family protein, which translates to MNMKRLATIALSSALALGFMAPPAFAWGPAGPGPGPGPGPGWGPPGPPPPPPPPGPGPRADRDYDRGYRDADRERYWRDRERDRRDARRAYDRGYRDGYRNGPDVVYYRPGPPRWARGQRYYGPNYVVYDYDRYQLRRPPYGYRWVRDDGGNLLMVAIATGIIADLVLSGR; encoded by the coding sequence ATGAACATGAAACGCCTTGCCACAATCGCCCTCTCGTCCGCGCTGGCGCTGGGTTTCATGGCGCCGCCCGCCTTCGCCTGGGGTCCCGCTGGTCCGGGGCCGGGCCCTGGTCCCGGGCCGGGCTGGGGCCCGCCGGGGCCGCCGCCCCCGCCGCCGCCGCCGGGTCCCGGCCCGCGTGCGGACCGCGACTACGACCGCGGTTACCGCGACGCCGATCGCGAGCGCTACTGGCGCGACCGCGAGCGCGACCGCCGCGATGCCCGTCGCGCCTACGACCGCGGCTACCGCGACGGCTACCGCAACGGGCCGGACGTCGTCTACTACCGCCCGGGCCCGCCGCGCTGGGCGCGCGGCCAGCGCTATTACGGCCCGAACTACGTGGTCTACGACTACGACCGCTACCAGCTCCGGCGCCCGCCCTACGGCTACCGCTGGGTGCGCGACGACGGCGGCAACCTGCTGATGGTGGCCATCGCCACCGGCATCATCGCCGACCTGGTGCTCAGCGGCCGCTGA
- a CDS encoding GNAT family N-acetyltransferase, which translates to MRIVCLAEAAQHIPALAQEHLQAFGPLLPEWNVVEAEADLRSHRDDTRIPTTWIALDGQDWLGSVSLLQNDDERIRQFSPWLATLYVRPQARGAGVGAALVAHCVQAAARFGVQWLYLYCEPVLVPFYERLGWQRHADLPLGPLQIVVMRRDAGAAAAST; encoded by the coding sequence ATGCGCATCGTCTGTCTGGCCGAGGCCGCGCAGCACATCCCCGCGCTGGCGCAGGAGCATTTGCAGGCGTTCGGCCCGCTGCTGCCGGAATGGAACGTGGTGGAGGCCGAGGCCGACCTGCGCAGCCATCGCGACGACACGCGCATCCCCACCACCTGGATCGCGCTCGATGGGCAGGACTGGCTGGGTTCGGTGAGCCTGCTGCAGAACGACGACGAACGCATCCGCCAGTTCTCGCCGTGGCTGGCCACGTTGTACGTTCGGCCGCAGGCGCGCGGTGCCGGCGTCGGCGCCGCCCTGGTCGCGCACTGCGTGCAGGCTGCCGCGCGCTTCGGCGTGCAGTGGCTGTACCTGTACTGCGAGCCGGTGCTGGTCCCGTTCTACGAGCGGCTCGGCTGGCAACGCCACGCCGACCTGCCGCTGGGGCCGCTGCAGATCGTGGTGATGCGCCGCGACGCCGGCGCTGCTGCCGCATCCACATGA
- the glyA gene encoding serine hydroxymethyltransferase gives MFPRDARIETYDPDLARAIAAEAGRQEDHVELIASENYCSPLVMEAQGSQLTNKYAEGYPGKRYYGGCEFVDVAEQLAIDRVKQLFGADYANVQPHSGSQANQAVYFALLQPGDTILGMSLAHGGHLTHGAKVNASGKLFNAVQYGVNDQGLIDYDEVERLALEHKPKMVVAGFSAYSQVIDWARFRAIADKVGAYFFVDMAHVAGLVAAGVYPTPLPHAHVVTSTTHKTLRGPRGGIILASAAGAGDTLEDLSKKLQSIVFPGIQGGPLMHVIAAKAVAFKEALEPGFASYQQQVVKNAQAMAKTLIARGYKIVSGGTENHLMLVDMIGRDVSGKDAEAALGKAHITVNKNSVPNDPRSPFVTSGLRLGTPAITTRGYQEQDCVDLANWIADVLDAPADDAVLARVRDAVTAQCRKYPVYG, from the coding sequence ATGTTCCCGCGCGACGCCCGCATCGAAACCTACGATCCCGACCTGGCCCGCGCCATCGCCGCCGAAGCCGGCCGCCAGGAAGACCATGTCGAGCTGATCGCCAGCGAGAACTACTGCAGCCCACTGGTGATGGAAGCGCAGGGCAGCCAGCTGACCAACAAGTACGCCGAAGGCTATCCGGGCAAGCGCTACTACGGCGGCTGCGAATTCGTCGACGTCGCCGAGCAGCTGGCGATCGACCGGGTCAAGCAACTGTTCGGCGCCGACTACGCCAACGTGCAGCCGCACAGCGGCTCGCAGGCCAACCAGGCGGTGTACTTCGCGCTGCTGCAGCCAGGCGACACCATCCTCGGCATGTCGCTGGCGCACGGCGGCCACCTGACCCACGGCGCCAAGGTCAACGCCTCCGGCAAGCTGTTCAACGCCGTGCAGTACGGCGTCAACGACCAGGGCCTGATCGATTACGACGAAGTCGAGCGGCTGGCCCTGGAACACAAGCCGAAGATGGTGGTGGCGGGCTTCTCCGCCTACTCGCAGGTCATCGACTGGGCGCGCTTCCGCGCCATCGCCGACAAGGTCGGCGCGTACTTCTTCGTGGACATGGCGCACGTGGCCGGCCTGGTCGCCGCCGGCGTCTATCCGACCCCGCTGCCGCATGCGCACGTGGTCACCTCCACCACCCACAAGACCCTGCGCGGCCCGCGTGGCGGCATCATCCTCGCCAGCGCCGCCGGCGCCGGCGACACGCTCGAGGACCTGTCCAAGAAGCTGCAGTCGATCGTGTTCCCCGGCATCCAGGGCGGCCCGCTGATGCACGTGATCGCGGCCAAGGCGGTGGCGTTCAAGGAAGCGCTGGAGCCGGGGTTCGCCAGCTACCAGCAGCAGGTGGTGAAGAACGCGCAGGCCATGGCCAAGACCCTGATCGCGCGCGGCTACAAGATCGTCTCCGGCGGCACCGAGAACCACCTGATGCTGGTGGACATGATCGGCCGCGACGTCTCCGGCAAGGACGCGGAAGCGGCGCTGGGCAAGGCCCACATCACCGTCAACAAGAACTCGGTGCCCAACGACCCGCGCTCGCCGTTCGTGACCTCGGGCCTGCGCCTGGGCACCCCGGCGATCACCACCCGCGGCTACCAGGAACAGGACTGCGTCGACCTGGCCAACTGGATCGCCGACGTGCTCGACGCCCCGGCCGACGACGCCGTGCTGGCGCGCGTGCGTGACGCGGTGACCGCGCAGTGCCGCAAGTATCCGGTGTATGGCTGA
- a CDS encoding helix-turn-helix transcriptional regulator, with translation MQVQVERSLPTPPPAAAPSDTGPALAAERARALGAFLRARRESLDPARLALPRGGRRRTPGLRREEVALLADVGVTWYTWLEQGRPVRASARVLTAIAAALQCSEVETAHVLALAGVGGAAAAAAPRCQRLTGTARMLLDQLGPWPAMLQTPRFDILGTNPAFERLMGVTLADLPDADRNCVYQAFTNPRWRDALLDRQEVQQHMVALLRAAMAEHLGEPEWEALLARYRAASPEFDALWRQRREVRAVENQLKRFRHPQAGELRLQQVNWWSAPRNGNRLVVYLPADDTAQAALLRLHAQAGNAAG, from the coding sequence ATGCAAGTGCAGGTCGAGCGTTCCCTCCCCACGCCGCCGCCCGCGGCGGCGCCCAGCGACACCGGGCCGGCCCTGGCCGCCGAGCGCGCCCGTGCGCTCGGCGCCTTCCTGCGCGCGCGCCGCGAGAGCCTGGACCCGGCGCGGCTGGCGCTGCCGCGCGGCGGCAGGCGCCGTACCCCCGGCCTGCGGCGCGAGGAGGTGGCCCTGCTCGCCGATGTCGGCGTGACCTGGTACACCTGGCTCGAACAGGGGCGCCCGGTCCGCGCCTCCGCGCGCGTGCTGACCGCCATTGCCGCGGCCTTGCAGTGTTCGGAGGTCGAAACCGCGCATGTGCTGGCGCTGGCCGGCGTGGGTGGGGCGGCGGCCGCGGCGGCGCCGCGGTGCCAGCGCCTGACCGGCACCGCGCGCATGTTGCTGGACCAGCTCGGGCCATGGCCGGCGATGCTGCAGACCCCGCGTTTCGACATCCTCGGCACCAATCCGGCCTTCGAGCGCCTGATGGGCGTGACCCTGGCCGACCTGCCGGACGCCGACCGCAACTGCGTCTATCAGGCCTTCACCAATCCGCGCTGGCGCGACGCGCTGCTCGATCGGCAGGAGGTGCAGCAGCACATGGTGGCGTTGCTGCGCGCGGCGATGGCCGAGCATCTGGGCGAGCCGGAATGGGAGGCGTTGCTGGCGCGCTACCGCGCCGCCTCGCCCGAGTTCGATGCGCTGTGGCGGCAGCGCCGCGAGGTGCGCGCCGTGGAGAACCAGCTCAAGCGCTTCCGCCACCCGCAGGCCGGCGAGCTGCGCCTGCAGCAGGTCAACTGGTGGTCGGCGCCGCGCAACGGCAACCGCCTGGTGGTCTATTTGCCAGCCGACGACACCGCGCAGGCGGCGCTGTTGCGCTTGCACGCGCAGGCCGGAAACGCCGCTGGATGA
- a CDS encoding peptide deformylase — MIRDIIRMGDPRLLRQAPPVTDFDSAQLHALVADMFETMDAARGVGLAAPQIAVDLQLMVFGFERNARYPDAPPVPRTALANVEIEPLSDELEDGWEGCLSIPGLRAVIPRYRHIRYRGVLPDGTPLQRDAEGFHARVVQHEHDHLIGRLYPSRIRDFDKFGFEDVLSYDL, encoded by the coding sequence ATGATCCGCGACATCATCCGCATGGGCGACCCGCGCCTGCTGCGCCAGGCGCCGCCGGTCACCGACTTCGACAGCGCGCAACTGCATGCGCTGGTGGCCGACATGTTCGAGACCATGGACGCCGCGCGCGGCGTCGGCCTGGCCGCGCCGCAGATCGCGGTGGACCTGCAACTGATGGTGTTCGGCTTCGAGCGCAACGCGCGCTATCCGGACGCGCCGCCGGTGCCGCGCACGGCCCTGGCCAACGTGGAAATCGAACCGCTGTCCGACGAACTGGAGGACGGCTGGGAAGGCTGCCTGTCCATTCCTGGCCTGCGCGCGGTGATTCCGCGCTACCGGCACATCCGCTACCGCGGCGTGCTGCCGGACGGCACCCCGCTGCAGCGCGACGCCGAGGGTTTCCATGCCCGCGTGGTGCAGCACGAGCACGACCATCTGATCGGCCGGCTGTATCCTTCGCGCATCCGCGACTTCGACAAGTTCGGCTTCGAGGACGTGCTGTCGTACGACTTGTAG
- the nrdR gene encoding transcriptional regulator NrdR has protein sequence MHCPFCQHTDTRVIDSRVSEDGATIRRRRECEACGERFSTLETIELKLPTVIKSDGGREAFDARKLRTSFDRALQKRPVSEEQIEAAVRAVVHQLRMSGERELPSIRVGEYVMAELRKLDHVGYVRFASVYRSFQDVADFREEIEKLERELPVGSEQLPLLDLVRAAKPGDKAGKR, from the coding sequence ATGCACTGCCCCTTCTGCCAGCACACCGATACCCGGGTGATCGATTCGCGCGTGTCCGAGGACGGCGCGACGATCCGCCGTCGTCGCGAGTGCGAGGCCTGCGGCGAGCGCTTCAGCACGCTGGAGACGATCGAACTCAAGCTGCCGACGGTGATCAAGAGCGACGGCGGCCGCGAGGCGTTCGATGCGCGCAAGCTGCGCACCAGCTTCGATCGCGCGCTGCAGAAGCGGCCGGTGTCCGAAGAGCAGATCGAGGCGGCGGTGCGCGCGGTGGTGCACCAGCTGCGCATGTCCGGCGAGCGCGAACTGCCCTCGATCCGGGTCGGCGAGTACGTGATGGCCGAATTGCGCAAGCTCGACCACGTCGGCTACGTGCGCTTCGCCTCGGTGTACCGCAGCTTCCAGGACGTGGCCGATTTCCGCGAGGAGATCGAGAAGCTCGAGCGCGAGTTGCCGGTGGGCAGCGAGCAGTTGCCGCTGCTGGACCTGGTGCGCGCGGCCAAGCCGGGCGACAAGGCCGGCAAGCGCTGA
- a CDS encoding MFS transporter: MTTPSSPALVPSPTLSHRGLGILLIGQMLPLIDFSILNVALGSIARTLHASAMQLELIVAVYGVAFAVGLAAGGRLGDNLGRRRVFGAGVLLFGLASLLCGVAGSVTALLAGRVLQGLGAALAVPQILATIHVSLHGKAHARALALYGSLGGIAFVIGQVLGGSLVSADIGGSGWRSVFLINLPFCVLALASLRAVPETRAARRMPPDLAGAGLLGLFLACLLLPLALGPALHWPPACLAVLAACLPLLAALTRVELWQERRGRTPLLPPALLRLPSVRFALLLGGVFFTCWSGFMFVLALTLQTGAGLSPLHSGNAFIVLGAAYFVSALVSARVAARCGPVPTLLLGCMLQMLGLLALAWTLHAVWPHPGALNLAPATALIGAGQAWIVASFYRIGLSQVPTEHAGAGSAMLSTILQAAMGLGPAALGAIYAHARGGGSLAAMQAALTSEWLAMLLLVLCAVFYLRRQRRAGASATATTATLPPIAE; encoded by the coding sequence ATGACCACGCCTTCCTCCCCCGCCCTCGTCCCTTCCCCCACCCTGAGCCACCGCGGCCTCGGCATCCTGCTGATCGGGCAGATGCTGCCGTTGATCGACTTCTCCATTCTCAACGTCGCGCTCGGCTCGATCGCGCGCACGCTGCATGCCTCGGCGATGCAACTGGAGCTGATCGTGGCCGTCTACGGCGTCGCCTTCGCGGTGGGCCTGGCGGCCGGTGGCCGGCTCGGCGACAACCTCGGCCGGCGCCGCGTGTTCGGCGCCGGCGTGCTGCTGTTCGGCCTGGCCTCGTTGCTGTGCGGGGTGGCCGGTTCGGTGACGGCGCTGCTGGCCGGCCGCGTCCTGCAGGGACTCGGCGCGGCGCTGGCGGTGCCGCAGATTCTCGCCACCATCCACGTCAGCCTGCACGGCAAGGCGCACGCGCGGGCGCTGGCGCTGTACGGCTCGCTGGGCGGCATCGCCTTCGTCATCGGCCAGGTGCTGGGCGGATCGTTGGTCAGCGCAGACATCGGCGGCTCCGGCTGGCGCAGCGTGTTCCTGATCAACCTGCCGTTCTGCGTGCTGGCGCTGGCCAGCCTGCGCGCCGTGCCGGAGACCCGCGCGGCGCGGCGGATGCCGCCCGACCTGGCCGGCGCCGGGCTGCTGGGGCTGTTCCTGGCCTGCCTGCTGCTGCCATTGGCGCTGGGCCCGGCGCTGCACTGGCCGCCGGCGTGCCTGGCGGTGCTAGCCGCCTGCCTGCCGCTGCTGGCGGCGCTGACGCGGGTGGAACTGTGGCAGGAACGCCGCGGGCGCACGCCGCTGCTGCCGCCGGCCTTGCTGCGGCTGCCCAGCGTGCGCTTCGCGCTGCTGCTGGGCGGGGTGTTCTTCACCTGCTGGAGCGGCTTCATGTTCGTGCTGGCGCTGACCCTGCAGACCGGCGCCGGGCTCTCGCCGTTGCACTCGGGCAACGCCTTCATCGTGCTGGGGGCCGCCTACTTCGTCTCCGCGCTGGTCAGCGCCCGCGTGGCGGCGCGCTGCGGCCCGGTGCCCACGTTGCTGCTCGGCTGCATGCTGCAGATGCTGGGCCTGCTGGCGCTGGCGTGGACGCTGCACGCCGTGTGGCCGCATCCGGGCGCGCTCAACCTGGCCCCGGCGACGGCGCTGATCGGCGCCGGCCAGGCTTGGATCGTGGCCAGCTTCTACCGCATCGGCCTGTCGCAGGTCCCCACCGAACACGCTGGCGCGGGCAGCGCCATGCTCTCCACCATCCTGCAGGCGGCCATGGGCCTGGGTCCGGCGGCGCTCGGCGCGATCTATGCCCACGCCCGCGGCGGCGGCAGCCTGGCGGCGATGCAGGCGGCGCTGACCAGCGAGTGGCTGGCGATGCTGCTGCTGGTGCTCTGCGCGGTGTTCTACCTGCGCCGGCAGCGCCGTGCGGGCGCATCGGCGACGGCGACGACCGCGACGCTGCCGCCGATCGCCGAGTAG